TTTAATAGTCCAAATCTTGTTAATGCACATATCGCTCTTCCGAATTTGGATTAACTCTTCAGACATATTGCTCTTGTATGAAACCTTATTATTGTTATTTAGAACGTAAATGTATTTATCAGTTGAGCCCATTGCTTGACCGTGACCAATTGGAATATATGGACTAACTTTAATGTTCTTAACGTAAGAATTGAACTTCTTTTGGCTCATATCAAGTAAGTATTGTCCGTTAAATGCATTGGTTAAATGGTTAAGATTATATCCTACAATATGACCATTGCTAATCAGAGTACTGCTTAATAAACTAGTGTACAACCAGCCATTTGACATGGTAATTCCTTCAGGAATATGACCTACACGGTTAATATAGTCATCATTTTTAATGTCACGGTAAACACTTAATAAAACTGGTTGGAAGAAGCGAGTAGTGAAATCTAATTTTCCGCTTTCACTATCATAAGCATGCTTATTCTTATCAGGAGTAAAATCAGTCTTAGTTACATAGTTAGCAGAACTTCCGTAGTAAGTCTTCCAGGATTTCAAATCGCCGTTAAATGGCTTAGCTTGGACTCTATCAGCATGAGCAATTCCTTCCTTAGTACTCTTTCTGACAGTTACCTTAACAGTTGCCTTTGCTTTACCATAGCTATATTTAACATTATAGGTACCTGGAGTTGAGCAATCGATTGCATCTTCTGAAATCTTAATATCTGCTGTATCAATTACAGTACCCATATAATTGGTTACATAACTTACTGCATCAGTTGGATCAAAATCGTAGTGACTATTTTGTACTAAACTGATAGTCTTTGGTACAGCGATAGCATCTCTTGTAAAGTAGTTTTGGTTAACATAACCAACTTTACGACCATTTACATAAATACGCCAATAAGTTGCATCCTTTGTCTTAATTCTCTGGTCAGATTGAATATGAGCATATTGATAATCGCTAGCATCAGCAATCTTACCGCTAGGTTTACCATTACTAATCTTTTTATAAACAGGATAATTCTTATTGCTACCTACTTTAACCATTAAGTCATAAGAAGTACTTGTTTGAGCTGGTCCCTTCTTCGCACTGGAATCAGTCTTAGCAGTATCTGTATTACTATCAGTAGTTTTAGAATTATCTGCAAATACTGCATTTGTAGAACCAATTAACAAACCAACACCCAGTGCTACAGCTGAAGTAGCAGTTAAAATTTTATTTGAATACTTCAAACCTATCCTCCGTATCTTATATTTTGCATTTTACTTTTATATTATAATATATAAACACTGTTAGCTAAAATACATTTTTATTACCATTGTTACCATTGAGCTTATTTATTTGACACTTTCATTACGAAGTGATTTAATTAGCACTGTACTTGAAAGAGTGCTAATTAATACGAAATCAATTAGGAGGCAAATTTATGCTAGTACCTACAGTTATTGAACAAACTGCTCGTGGTGAACGTGCTTATGACATTTACTCACGCTTATTAAAAGACAGAATTATCATGCTTAGCGGTGAAATTAATGACCAAATGGCTAACTCAATCATCGCTCAATTACTCTTCCTTGATGCTCAAGACAATACCAAGGATATTTCACTTTATATCAACTCACCAGGTGGTGTAATCACCTCCGGCTTAGCTATCATGGATACCATGAACTTTATTAAGTCAGACGTATCAACTATTGCAATTGGTATGGCAGCTTCAATGGCTTCTATCCTCTTGACTAGTGGTACTAAGGGTAAGCGTTTTGCACTTCCTAACTCAACTGTTTTAATTCACCAACCATTAGGTGGTGCTCAAGGTCAACAAACTGATATCCAAATTGCAGCTAACGAAATTTTGAAGAGCCGTAAGAAGATCAACGAAATTTTGCACGAAACTACCGGTCAACCTTTGGAAAAGATCCAAAAGGATACTGAACGTGACAACTACTTAACTGCTGAAGAAGCCAAGGAATATGGTTTGATTGACGAAATCATGGTTAATAAGAAGAAGTAATTAATTATTAAAAATTATTCACACTCTAAAAGGAGCTTGCACTCATTGTGCAGGCTCCTTTTTCTTATTCTCTTAAACTCTCAGCTAACTCATGTAGTTTCTTAAATCGGTGATTAACTCCTGACTTCGAAATCGGACCATCCGGAATTTGATTAGCTACTTCCTTTAAAGTTAATTCTGGATGCGCCAATCTAAAACGCGCTAAAACTTGCAATTTCTCTGGTAGATCATCTAAGCCGTTTTCTTGTTCAATCAGCTGGATGTCTTCTACCTGCTTAGCTGAAGCTGAGGCTGTTTTTTTCATATTCGCGGTATCACAATTAACCAAGCGATTAACCGAATTTCGCATATCTCGCATAATACGCAAATCTTCAAAGTTAAGCATTGCATTAAGTGCACCCACTATATGCAAAAAGTCGCCAATTTTTGCGGCTTCTTTTAAATAAACAATATAGCCTCTTCTACGTTTAGTTGCTTTAGCATTTAAATAAAAATAATTATTCATCAACTTACATAAATCCTCATTATGGTCCTCATAAGTTGAATAAATCTCCAAGTGATAACGACTCGTTTCTGGATTATTGACACTACCTCCGGCTAGAAATGCACCGCGTAAATAGGACATTGCTCCTTCACGTGAAGTCATAATTCTCTGCGGAATTCGCGTTACCAAACCTCTTTCAGGATCCCAGATTTGTAAGTTTTCTAGGATTTCTTGTACCTTCTGATTCAATCGTACCAAATATTGATTATTTTTTTTCAATTTCATCTTGCGCGAGACAATCAGCAATGGCTCAATACCATAAGCAATCTTAATCAGCTTAAAAATTCGTCGAGCAATCGCAGGATTTTCTGTAGTGATATCCAGGCTAAATTGATGATCGTGCAAGTTTAATACACCATTCATTCGCAAAAAAGCAGCTAACTCCGCTTTGGCATGCTCTGGATGCACCTCAAGCGAAGTTAGCTCCTTTTTGACTTCACTAGCATAACTAGCCATCATTTTCCTTCATTCTTTTACGTGACATTGATTCAAATGCCAGATTAATAATTTCTTTTCCTACCTTTTCACCATCATGAAATACCAATCCATGACGTTGATCGATAAAGTCATCAGTAATGACACGGCAGTTTTGCTTTCTTAAGCCTTCAAAGTCATTCTTAACAGGCTCAAGATAAGCATCATAATCTTCTGGGTGAAATTTGCTCATATCAATTTTGGCACCATTAACCAGAGCGGTATTGATATAATTTCCACCTAAGTGATCGTTAATTACCTGTACGTGTTCCGCATCACTAAAGTGATCTGTCTCACCACGCTGAGTCATGATATTGCAAATATAAATAACCTCGGCGTCAGTCTCACGCACTGCTTCACCTAAATTAGAGATCATTAAGTTAGGTAAAATTGAAGTAAATAAACTACCTGGCCCAAGTACGACTGCATCAGCTTGCATAATCGAAGCCAGTACTGGTAAAACAGCTCTAGGCTCTTCATCCGAATCAGTATCGGTCACCCAGACACGCTTAATCCGCTTATCTTTAGATGTGATTTCAGTTTCACCAGACTCCGTAGTTCCATCCACGAATTCTGCGTTTAAAGTCAATGGTTCATTGGAAGCTGGAAAAACATGACCATCAATTTTCATCATTTTTGACAAAGATTGAACTGCATCAAAGATATTGCCATGCATTTCATTCAATGCCGCAATAATTAAATTACCGATTGCATGTCCTGAAAAAAAGGAATCGGATGAATCAAATCGATACTGAAAAATATTCTTTTCTTCCTGAGGTAAGTCACTAAGTGATACCAAAACATTACGGATATCACCAGGTGGAACTACGTTAATAAAGTTACGGATTGAACCAGATGAACCGCCGTCATCTGAAACCGTTACGATTGCAGTAATTTCCGCGTTTTGATCTTTCAAGGCATTCAAAATAACTGGTAAACCCGTACCGCCACCAATTACGACTACACGGGGACGTCTGCCTTTAATCACGCGAACAATCCTTGTTTCTCCATATGGCACAGGTGCGCACCTACTTTCTAATATAACGACTCACTTCACGGTGAGTAATATCGACTGGATATTTTTTAGCTAAATCTCGTGCCAACTGTTGGGCAATTGAAACACTCCGGTGTTGACCCCCAGTACAACCAATTGCAATGGTCAACTTTTCCTTCCCCTCTTTGATATATCCAGGGATAGCTGTTTCAAGCAAATCAAGCAATTTTTTATAAAAGACCTGTGTTTCTTCTTTGTTCATCACATAGTCAAATACACGCTTGTCCAGTCCCGTAAATGGTCTTAATTCTGAAATATAAAATGGGTTAGGCAAAAAACGCACA
This is a stretch of genomic DNA from Lactobacillus crispatus. It encodes these proteins:
- a CDS encoding SH3-like domain-containing protein, encoding MKYSNKILTATSAVALGVGLLIGSTNAVFADNSKTTDSNTDTAKTDSSAKKGPAQTSTSYDLMVKVGSNKNYPVYKKISNGKPSGKIADASDYQYAHIQSDQRIKTKDATYWRIYVNGRKVGYVNQNYFTRDAIAVPKTISLVQNSHYDFDPTDAVSYVTNYMGTVIDTADIKISEDAIDCSTPGTYNVKYSYGKAKATVKVTVRKSTKEGIAHADRVQAKPFNGDLKSWKTYYGSSANYVTKTDFTPDKNKHAYDSESGKLDFTTRFFQPVLLSVYRDIKNDDYINRVGHIPEGITMSNGWLYTSLLSSTLISNGHIVGYNLNHLTNAFNGQYLLDMSQKKFNSYVKNIKVSPYIPIGHGQAMGSTDKYIYVLNNNNKVSYKSNMSEELIQIRKSDMCINKIWTIKCWNGSDSDGRYFNNGVVVNDHKLYTTLYNKEKDQTEYWEFNRKGDNWYPTMVGATKGGIVANTYTQGFTYDAKNNNFYLAFNDVIAKIATDGEVKDTYQYHTGREIEGIATYNNKLYMNLAQRAELLESKQKLTK
- the clpP gene encoding ATP-dependent Clp endopeptidase proteolytic subunit ClpP, producing MLVPTVIEQTARGERAYDIYSRLLKDRIIMLSGEINDQMANSIIAQLLFLDAQDNTKDISLYINSPGGVITSGLAIMDTMNFIKSDVSTIAIGMAASMASILLTSGTKGKRFALPNSTVLIHQPLGGAQGQQTDIQIAANEILKSRKKINEILHETTGQPLEKIQKDTERDNYLTAEEAKEYGLIDEIMVNKKK
- the whiA gene encoding DNA-binding protein WhiA; translated protein: MASYASEVKKELTSLEVHPEHAKAELAAFLRMNGVLNLHDHQFSLDITTENPAIARRIFKLIKIAYGIEPLLIVSRKMKLKKNNQYLVRLNQKVQEILENLQIWDPERGLVTRIPQRIMTSREGAMSYLRGAFLAGGSVNNPETSRYHLEIYSTYEDHNEDLCKLMNNYFYLNAKATKRRRGYIVYLKEAAKIGDFLHIVGALNAMLNFEDLRIMRDMRNSVNRLVNCDTANMKKTASASAKQVEDIQLIEQENGLDDLPEKLQVLARFRLAHPELTLKEVANQIPDGPISKSGVNHRFKKLHELAESLRE
- a CDS encoding gluconeogenesis factor YvcK family protein, which gives rise to MPYGETRIVRVIKGRRPRVVVIGGGTGLPVILNALKDQNAEITAIVTVSDDGGSSGSIRNFINVVPPGDIRNVLVSLSDLPQEEKNIFQYRFDSSDSFFSGHAIGNLIIAALNEMHGNIFDAVQSLSKMMKIDGHVFPASNEPLTLNAEFVDGTTESGETEITSKDKRIKRVWVTDTDSDEEPRAVLPVLASIMQADAVVLGPGSLFTSILPNLMISNLGEAVRETDAEVIYICNIMTQRGETDHFSDAEHVQVINDHLGGNYINTALVNGAKIDMSKFHPEDYDAYLEPVKNDFEGLRKQNCRVITDDFIDQRHGLVFHDGEKVGKEIINLAFESMSRKRMKENDG